From the genome of Zalophus californianus isolate mZalCal1 chromosome 6, mZalCal1.pri.v2, whole genome shotgun sequence, one region includes:
- the CHD8 gene encoding chromodomain-helicase-DNA-binding protein 8 isoform X3, with the protein MADPIMDLFDDPNLFGLDSLTDDSFNQVTQDPIEEALGLPSSLDSLDQMNQDGGGGDVENSSANDLVPPPDETAPTELPKESTAPAPESLTLHDYTTQPVSQEQPAQPVLQTPTPTSGLLQVSKSQEILSQGNPFMGVSATAVSSSSAGGQPPQSAPKIVILKAPPSSSVTGAHVAQIQAQGITSTAQPLVAGTANGGKVTFTKVLTGTPLRPGVSIVSGNTVLAAKVPGNQATVQRIVQPSRPVKQLVLQPVKGSAPAGNPGATGPPLKPAVTLTSTPTQGESKRITLVLQQPQSGGPQGHRHVVLGSLPGKIVLQGNQLAALTQAKNAQGQPAKVVTIQLQVQQPQQKIQIVPQPPASQPPPPPPSTQPVTLSSVQQAQIMGPGQSPGQRLSVPLKVVLQPQAGSSQGASSGLSVVKVLSASEVAALSSPASSAPHTGGKIGMEENRRLEHQKKQEKANRIVAEAIARARARGEQNIPRVLNEDELPSVRPEEEGEKKRRKKSSGERLKEEKPKKSKTSGTSKTKGKSKLNTITPVVGKKRKRNTSSDNSDVEVMPAQSPREDEESSIQKRRSNRQVKRKKYTEDLDIKITDDEEEEEVDVTGPIKTEPILPEPVQEPDGETLPSMQFFVENPSEEDAAIVDKVLSMRIVKKELPSGQYTEAEEFFVKYKNYSYLHCEWATISQLEKDKRIHQKLKRFKTKMAQMRHFFHEDEEPFNPDYVEVDRILDESHSIDKDNGEPVIYYLVKWCSLPYEDSTWELKEDVDEGKIREFKRIQSRHPELKRVTRPQASAWKKLELSHEYKNRNQLREYQLEGVNWLLFNWYNRQNCILADEMGLGKTIQSIAFLQEVYNVGIHGPFLVIAPLSTITNWEREFNTWTEMNTIVYHGSLASRQMIQQYEMYCKDSRGRLIPGAYKFDALITTFEMILSDCPELREIEWRCVIIDEAHRLKNRNCKLLDSLKHMDLEHKVLLTGTPLQNTVEELFSLLHFLEPSQFPSESEFLKDFGDLKTEEQVQKLQAILKPMMLRRLKEDVEKNLAPKQETIIEVELTNIQKKYYRAILEKNFSFLSKGAGHTNMPNLLNTMMELRKCCNHPYLINGAEEKILTEFREACHIIPHDFHLQAMVRSAGKLVLIDKLLPKLKAGGHKVLIFSQMVRCLDILEDYLIQRRYLYERIDGRVRGNLRQAAIDRFSKPDSDRFVFLLCTRAGGLGINLTAADTCIIFDSDWNPQNDLQAQARCHRIGQSKAVKVYRLITRNSYEREMFDKASLKLGLDKAVLQSMSGRDGNITGIQQFSKKEIEDLLRKGAYAAIMEEDDEGSKFCEEDIDQILLRRTTTITIESEGKGSTFAKASFVASENRTDISLDDPNFWQKWAKKADLDMDLLNSKNNLVIDTPRVRKQTRHFSTLKDDDLVEFSDLESEDDERPRSRRHDRHHTYGRTDCFRVEKHLLVYGWGRWRDILSHGRFKRRMTERDVETICRAILVYCLLHYRGDENIKGFIWDLISPAENGKTKELQNHSVFNVSPFPGLSIPVPRGRKGKKVKSQSTFDIHKADWIRKYNPDTLFQDESYKKHLKHQCNKVLLRVRMLYYLRQEVIGDQAEKVLGGAIASEIDIWFPVVDQLEVPTTWWDSEADKSLLIGVFKHGYEKYNTMRADPALCFLEKAGRPDDKAIAAEHRVLDNFSDIVEGVDFDKDCEDPEYKPLQGPPKDQDDEGDPLMMMDEEISVIDGDEAQVTQQPGHLFWPPGSALTARLRRLVTAYQRSYKREQMKIEAAERGDRRRRRCEAAFKLKEIARREKQQRWTRREQTDFYRVVSTFGVEYDPDTMQFHWDRFRTFARLDKKTDESLTKYFHGFVAMCRQVCRLPPAAGDEPPDPNLFIEPITEERASRTLYRIELLRRLREQVLCHPLLEDRLALCQPPGPELPKWWEPVRHDGELLRGAARHGVSQTDCNIMQDPDFSFLAARMNYMQNHQAGAPAPSLSRCSTPLLHQQYTSRTASPLPLRPDAPVEKPPEETAAQVPSLESLTLKLEHEVVARSRPTPQDYEMRVTPSDTTPLVSRNVPPVKLEDEDDSDSELDLSKLSPSSSSSSSSSSSSSSTDESEDEKEEKLTADRSRSKLYDEESLLSLTMSQDGFPNEDGEQMTPELLLLQERQRASEWPKDRVLINRIDLVCQAVLSGKWPSSRRSQEMVTGGILGPGNHLLDSPSLTPGEYGDSPVPTPRSSSTASMAEEEVSAVTTAAAQFTKLRRGMDEKEFTVQIKDEEGLKLTFQKHKLMANGVMGDGHPLFHKKKGNRKKLVEYMEDRRKQKWQRCKKNNKAELNCLGMEPVQTANSRNGRKGHHAETVFNRVLPGPITPDSSKKRARRMRPDLSKMMALMQGGGTGSLSLHNTFQHSSSGLQSVSSLGHSSATSASLPFMPFVMGGAASSPHVDSSTMLHHHHHHPHPHHHHHHHPGLRAPGYPSSPATTTSGTALRLPPLQPEEDEDDEDEDDDDDLSQGYDSSERDFSLIDDPMMPANSDSSEDADD; encoded by the exons ATGGCAGACCCCATCATGGATCTGTTTGATGACCCAAATTTATTTGGCCTGGACTCTCTGACTGATGACAGCTTCAACCAGGTCACACAAGACCCCATTGAGGAAGCCCTTGGACTGCCAAGCTCTCTGGACTCCTTGGATCAGATGAACCaggatggtggaggtggtgatgtgGAGAATTCATCAGCAAATGACCTGGTCCCCCCACCAGACGAGACAGCCCCCACAGAACTTCCCAAAGAATCAACAGCTCCAGCTCCAGAATCTTTAACTTTGCATGATTATACCACTCAGCCCGTCAGCCAGGAGCAGCCAGCCCAACCTGTCTTACAGACACCGACGCCAACATCAGGACTTTTGCAGGTCTCCAAGAGCCAGGAGATCCTGAGCCAAGGGAATCCTTTCATGGGTGTCTCTGCCACAGCTGTCTCCTCCAGTAGTGCTGGAGGGCAACCACCTCAGTCAGCCCCTAAGATTGTTATCCTTAAGGCCCCACCAAGCTCCTCAGTCACTGGTGCCCATGTGGCACAAATTCAGGCCCAAGGTATCACCAGCACAGCTCAGCCCCTGGTGGCTGGCACAGCCAATGGTGGAAAAGTTACTTTTACCAAAGTGCTAACCGGCACTCCCCTTCGACCAGGTGTTTCCATTGTCTCTGGTAATACAGTGTTGGCCGCCAAGGTCCCTGGGAACCAGGCTACTGTTCAGCGCATTGTCCAGCCCAGCCGACCAGTAAAGCAGCTGGTCCTACAGCCAGTTAAGGGTTCAGCTCCTGCTGGAAACCCTGGGGCCACAGGGCCCCCACTGAAGCCTGCAGTTACACTGACCTCTACACCTACCCAG GGTGAATCGAAACGCATCACTCTGGTCCTCCAGCAGCCACAGTCTGGAGGTCCCCAAGGACACCGGCATGTCGTTCTAGGGAGTCTACCAGGCAAGATAGTGTTACAGGGCAACCAGCTGGCAGCCCTGACCCAAGCCAAGAATGCTCAGGGGCAGCCCGCCAAAGTAGTAACAATCCAGCTGCAGGTGCAACAGCCACAGCAGAAAATCCAGATTGTACCACAGCCACCAGCgtcgcagccgccgccgccgccaccctcAACCCAGCCTGTGACTCTGTCCTCTGTGCAGCAGGCTCAGATAATGGGGCCAGGACAAAGCCCAGGACAAAGACTTTCAGTACCACTCAAGGTGGTGCTGCAGCCACAG GCTGGCTCTTCCCAAGGGGCTTCTTCTGGGCTCTCCGTAGTTAAAGTTCTAAGTGCCAGTGAAGTGGCAGCTCTGTCTTCACCAGCAAGCTCTGCTCCTCATACTGGGGGCAAGATAGGAATGGAGGAAAACCGCAGGCTGGAGCACCagaagaagcaagagaaagcCAATCGGATTGTAGCAGAAGCTATTGCTAGGGCCCGTGCCCGGGGTGAGCAGAACATACCTCGAGTCCTAAATGAGGATGAGTTGCCCAGTGTTCGGCCTGAGGAAGAAGGTGAGAAGAAACGCAGGAAGAAGAGCAGTGGGGAGAGACTCaaggaagaaaagccaaagaagaGCAAAACATCTGGTACCTCCAAAACTAAGGGCAAGAGTAAGCTGAA caCCATTACCCCTGTGGTGGGTAAAAAGAGAAAGCGTAATACCTCATCTGATAATTCAGATGTAGAAGTCATGCCTGCCCAATCACCCCGAGAAGATGAAGAAAGCAGCATTCAG AAAAGACGGTCAAACCGCCAAGTTAAACgaaaaaaatatacagaggaTCTGGATATAAAGATCAcagatgatgaagaagaagaagaagtggaCGTAACTGGTCCAATAAAAACTGAGCCTATCCTCCCTGAACCAGTGCAGGAACCAGATGGCGAAACTTTGCCTTCCATGCAGTTCTTTGTG GAGAATCCCAGTGAAGAAGATGCAGCCATAGTAGATAAAGTGCTTTCCATGCGGATTGTGAAGAAGGAG ctTCCTTCTGGACAATATACTGAGGCAGAAGAATTCTTTGTCAAGTACAAGAACTA CTCCTATCTACACTGTGAATGGGCTACCATCTCCCAACTAGAGAAGGATAAAAGGATCCATCAAAAACTAAAGCGCTTCAAAACCAAAATGGCTCAGATGAGACATTTCTTCCATGAG GATGAAGAACCCTTCAATCCAGACTATGTAGAGGTGGATAGGATATTGGATGAGTCTCACAGTATTGACAAAGACAATGGGGAG CCTGTAATTTACTACCTGGTGAAATGGTGCTCTCTGCCCTATGAGGATAGTACGTGGGAGCTGAAAGAGGATGTTGATGAGGGCAAGATTCGAGAATTTAAACGGATCCAGTCAAGGCACCCAGAACTCAAAAGAGTG aCTCGTCCACAGGCAAGTGCCTGGAAGAAGTTGGAGCTGTCACatgaatataaaaacagaaaccagTTACGGGAATATCAGTTGGAAGGGGTCAACTGGCTGCTCTTTAATTGGTATAACAG GCAAAACTGTATCCTGGCTGATGAGATGGGACTGGGCAAAACTATCCAGTCCATTGCCTTCTTGCAGGAGGTATATAATGTGGGCATCCATGGCCCCTTCCTGGTCATTGCCCCACTGTCCACAATTACTAATTGGGAGCGAGAATTCAATACATGGACAGAAATGAACACTATTGTATACCATGGCAGTCTGGCCAGCCGTCAGATGATCCAGCAATATGAAATGTACTGCAAAGATTCACGG GGGCGCCTCATCCCAGGTGCATACAAGTTTGATGCCCTGATCACCACTTTTGAGATGATTTTGTCAGACTGTCCTGAGCTTCGTGAGATTGAATGGCGTTGTGTCATCATTGATGAGGCCCATCGGCTAAAGAACCGTAATTGCAAGCTGCTTGATAGCCTCAAGCACATGGACTTG GAACACAAAGTGCTACTCACAGGAACGCCATTGCAAAATACTGTGGAGGAACTGTTCAGCTTGCTTCATTTCTTGGAACCTTCACAGTTTCCTTCAGAATCAGAGTTCCTCAAGGATTTTGGGGATCTTAAGACAGAGGAACAG GTTCAAAAGCTACAGGCCATTCTCAAGCCAATGATGCTAAGAAGACTCAAAGAGGATGTTGAAAAAAACCTGGCACCAAAACAGGAAACTAtcattgaagtagagttgaccaACATCCAGAAGAAATATTACCGGGCTATTTTGGAGAAGAATTTCTCCTTCCTGTCCAAGGGGGCAGGTCATACGAACATGCCTAATCTACTCAATACGATGATGGAGTTGCGCAAATGCTGCAACCACCCGTACCTCATCAATG GTGCAGAAGAAAAAATCCTAACAGAATTTCGAGAAGCTTGCCATATTATACCTCATGACTTCCACTTGCAGGCCATGGTTCGTTCAGCTGGCAAATTGGTTCTTATTGACAAGTTACTTCCAAAACTTAAAGCTGGTGGTCATAAGGTTCTGATCTTCTCCCAGATGGTACGATGCCTAGATATCCTAGAGGATTATCTAATCCAGAGGAG GTACCTATATGAGCGTATTGATGGGCGAGTCAGAGGTAACCTTCGGCAGGCAGCTATTGACCGCTTCAGCAAGCCTGACTCAGACCGCTTTGTCTTCCTGCTCTGTACCCGGGCTGGTGGACTTGGTATTAATCTCACAGCTGCTGATACCTGCATCATCTTTGATTCAGACTGGAATCCACAAAATGACCTGCAG GCCCAGGCACGGTGTCATCGAATTGGGCAGAGCAAAGCTGTGAAGGTGTACCGTCTCATCACTCGTAATTCTTATGAGAGAGAGATGTTTGATAAGGCTAGCCTCAAGTTGGGATTGGATAAGGCTGTGCTTCAGTCCATGAGTGGTCGGGATGGCAACATTACCGGA ATCCAGCAGTTCTCCAAGAAGGAGATTGAAGATCTTTTACGAAAAGGGGCATATGCAGCCATAATGGAAGAAGATGATGAGGGCTCCAAGTTTTGTGAAGAAGACATTGACCAGATCTTGTTAAGACGAACCACAACCATCACCATCGAGTCTGAAGGAAAGGGTTCAACCTTTGCCAAG GCAAGCTTTGTTGCTTCTGAAAATAGGACTGATATTTCTCTGGATGACCCCAACTTTTGGCAGAAGTGGGCCAAAAAGGCTGACCTGGACATGGATCTGCTTAATAGCAAG AATAACTTGGTGATTGACACACCTAGAGTACGAAAACAGACCCGCCACTTCAGCACTCTGAAAGATGATGACCTAGTGGAATTCTCTGATTTGGAAAGTGAAGATGATGAGCGGCCACGCTCTCGCCGACATGACCGACATCATACCTATGGGCGCACTGACTGCTTTCGGGTGGAAAAGCACCTCTTGGTATATGG ttgGGGACGGTGGCGAGATATCTTGTCTCATGGACGCTTCAAGCGACGTATGACTGAACGAGATGTGGAGACAATTTGCCGGGCCATCCTTGTATACTGTCTTCTGCACTATCGTGGGGATGAAAATATCAAAGGCTTCATTTGGGACTTGATTAGCCCTGCTGAAAATGGCAAGACAAAAGAATTGCAGAATCATTCAG TCTTCAATGTTTCCCCTTTCCCAGGTCTGTCTATCCCTGTGCCCCGTGGacgaaaggggaaaaaagtaaagtcGCAAAGCACTTTTGATATCCATAAGGCAGATTGGATCCGGAAATATAATCCTGATACTCTGTTCCAAGATGAGAGTTATAAGAAGCATTTAAAACATCAGTGTAACAA GGTGCTATTGCGGGTACGAATGCTATATTATCTGAGGCAGGAGGTTATTGGAGACCAGGCAGAGAAGGTGTTAGGGGGTGCCATTGCCAG TGAGATTGACATATGGTTCCCAGTAGTGGATCAGCTGGAGGTTCCAACAACATGGTGGGACAGTGAGGCTGACAAGTCCCTGCTCATTGGAGTCTTTAAGCATG GCTATGAGAAATATAATACTATGAGGGCAGACCCAGCCTTATGCTTCCTGGAAAAGGCTGGGCGACCAGATGACAAAGCCATTGCAGCAGAACATCGAGTGTTGgataatttctctgacatagtAGAAGG GGTTGACTTTGATAAGGATTGTGAAGATCCTGAATATAAACCACTCCAGGGTCCCCCGAAGGACCAAGATGATGAG GGTGATCCCTTGATGATGATGGATGAGGAGATCTCAGTGATTGATGGAGATGAAG CCCAGGTAACCCAGCAGCCAGGCCATCTCTTCTGGCCTCCAGGCTCTGCTCTGACAGCTAGGCTTCGGCGCCTAGTAACAGCTTATCAGCGCAGCTACAAGAGAGAACAGATGAAGATAGAGGCTGCAGAACGAGGGGACCGGAGACGGCGGCGTTGTGAGGCAGCCTTCAAGCTAAAAGAAATTGCGCGGCGGGAGAAGCAGCAGCG ATGGACAAGGCGTGAACAAACGGATTTCTATCGAGTAGTGTCTACCTTCGGTGTGGAATATGACCCTGATACCATGCAGTTCCATTGGGATCGCTTCCGTACTTTTGCCCGACTCGACAAAAAAACAGACGAAAGCCTTACCAAGTACTTCCATGGCTTTGTGGCCATGTGTCGCCAAGTGTGCCGCCTTCCGCCAGCAGCTGGAGATG AGCCCCCGGACCCTAATCTGTTCATTGAGCCCATCACTGAGGAGAGGGCCTCACGGACTCTCTACCGTATTGAATTGCTTCGGCGCTTACGGGAACAAGTTTTATGCCATCCCCTTCTGGAAGATCGGCTGGCATTATGTCAGCCTCCAGGTCCTGAATTGCCCAAATGGTGGGAGCCTGTTCGGCATGATGGGGAGCTTCTACGAGGGGCAGCCCGCCATGGGGTGAGCCAAACAGACTGCAACATCATGCAGGACCCAGACTTCTCTTTTCTGGCTGCCCGTATGAATTATATGCAGAACCATCAGGCAGGAGCACCAGCTCCATCCTTGTCACGCTGCTCTACGCCACTGCTACACCAGCAGTATACCTCGCGCACTGCCTCACCACTGCCCCTGCGCCCAGATGCTCCTGTTGAAAAGCCACCTGAGGAGACAGCTGCCCAGGTCCCCAGTCTGGAGAGTCTGACTTTAAAACTAGAGCATGAGGTGGTGGCCAGGAGCCGACCAACCCCACAAGACTATGAGATGCGAGTAACCCCCTCTGATACTACCCCTCTGGTTTCCCGGAATGTTCCACCAGTCAAACTGGAGGATGAGGATGATTCAGACTCTGAACTGGACTTGAGTAAGCTGTCACCATcatcctcttcttcctcatcctcatccagctccagctccagcactGATGAGAGTGAGGACGAGAAGGAAGAAAAGCTAA CTGCTGACCGGTCCCGCTCAAAGCTCTATGATGAAGAGAGTCTTCTGTCCCTCACTATGTCCCAAGATGGATTCCCAAATGAAGATGGAGAACAGATGACCCCTGAGCTTCTGCTGCTACAAGAAAGACAAAGAGCTTCTGAGTGGCCCAAG GATCGTGTCCTTATAAACCGTATTGACCTCGTCTGCCAGGCTGTACTCTCAGGGAAGTGGCCTTCTAGCCGCCGGAGCCAGGAAATGGTAACAGGAGGAATTTTGGGGCCAGGCAACCACTTGCTAGACAGTCCCTCATTGACTCCAGGAGAATATGGTGACTCTCCAGTCCCCACACCACGAAGTAGCAGCACAGCTTCCATGGCAGAGGAGGAAGTGTCCGCAGTCACCACAGCAGCAGCTCAGTTCACAAAACTTCGCAGAGGCATGGATGAAAAGGAGTTTACAGTTCAGATCAAAGAT GAGGAAGGATTGAAGTTAACATTCCAGAAGCACAAGTTGATGGCTAATGGAGTAATGGGAGATGGACATCCTCTGTTTCATAAGAAGAAGGGAAACAGAAAGAAGCTAGTCGAG TATATGGAGGATCGCAGAAAACAGAAGTGGcagagatgtaaaaaaaataataaggcagAATTGAACTGTTTGGGAATGGAACCAGTACAGACAGCTAACTCTAGGAATGGGAGAAAG GGTCACCATGCTGAAACTGTGTTCAACCGGGTTTTGCCAGGGCCTATTACGCCAGACAGCAGCAAGAAGCGGGCCCGTAGGATGCGACCAGACCTTTCAAAGATGATGGCCCTGATGCAGGGTGGAGGCACTGGGTCCCTATCTCTGCATAATACCTTCCAACACAGCAGTAGTGGCCTGCAGTCTGTGTCATCCCTGGGTCACAGCAGTGCCACTTCTGCATCTTTGCCTTTTATGCCGTTTGTGATGGGTGGTGCAGCATCATCCCCTCATGTAGACTCCAGCACCATgcttcatcaccaccaccaccacccccacccccaccatcaccaccatcaccatccagGCCTGAGAGCCCCTGGCTACCCTTCTTCACCAGCCACTACCACCTCTGGTACTGCCTTGAGGTTGCCACCACTGCAGCCTGAGGAGGATGAGGACGATgaggatgaagatgatgatgatgatttatcTCAGGGCTATGATAGCTCAGAAAGGGACTTCTCACTCATTGATGATCCTATGATGCCAGCCAACTCAGACTCAAGTGAAGATGCTGATGACTGA